Proteins from a single region of Pseudomonadota bacterium:
- the cobA gene encoding uroporphyrinogen-III C-methyltransferase, translating into MTDVSETRRELDLPAFEPGWVWLVGAGPGDPGLITLLAHHGLMTADVVVYDALVDDRILAMARTGAELVYAGKRGGRPSPRQPDISNRLIQLARQGKRVLRLKGGDPLVFGRGGEEALALVAAEVPFRIVPGITAGIGGLAYAGVPTTHRDTNHTVTFVTGHAAGGDVPDTIDWAALARGSGAIVLYMALKHLDHIAGELMIGGLAADTPVAVVSNASTADQRVLETRLSDAADDVVAHDIRAPAIVAIGEIVRLRDGLDWLGALDGRVLKPDPLGLKADRRVG; encoded by the coding sequence ATGACAGACGTGTCCGAAACCCGTCGTGAGCTTGACCTGCCGGCCTTTGAGCCCGGCTGGGTTTGGCTTGTTGGCGCCGGTCCGGGTGATCCCGGTCTGATCACGCTGCTTGCCCATCATGGCCTAATGACGGCCGATGTGGTGGTCTATGACGCGCTGGTCGATGACCGCATCCTGGCGATGGCGCGGACCGGGGCCGAGTTGGTTTATGCTGGCAAGCGTGGCGGCAGGCCGTCGCCCAGGCAGCCGGACATCTCCAACCGGCTGATTCAATTGGCGCGCCAGGGCAAGCGTGTCCTGCGGCTGAAGGGCGGCGATCCTCTGGTCTTCGGGCGTGGCGGCGAGGAGGCACTGGCACTTGTCGCTGCCGAGGTGCCGTTCAGGATCGTGCCGGGCATCACCGCCGGCATCGGTGGCTTGGCCTATGCCGGCGTTCCGACCACCCACCGCGACACTAACCACACGGTCACCTTCGTCACCGGTCACGCCGCCGGCGGTGACGTGCCGGACACCATCGACTGGGCGGCGCTGGCCAGGGGTTCGGGCGCGATCGTGCTCTATATGGCGCTCAAGCATCTCGATCACATCGCGGGCGAACTCATGATCGGCGGGTTGGCGGCGGATACCCCGGTCGCGGTCGTGTCGAATGCTTCGACCGCCGACCAGCGCGTCCTCGAGACCCGGTTGTCTGATGCCGCCGATGACGTGGTGGCGCATGACATTAGGGCGCCGGCGATTGTCGCGATCGGTGAGATCGTGCGGTTGCGCGACGGTCTCGATTGGCTTGGCGCCCTCGACGGCCGCGTGCTGAAGCCCGATCCGCTGGGACTGAAGGCCGACCGCCGCGTCGGCTAA
- a CDS encoding cobalt-precorrin-5B (C(1))-methyltransferase — MRDKPDRPLKRGWTTGACATAATAAAYGALVTGRFSDPVVITLPKGEQPQFSLKRQERDDKSATASVVKDAGDDPDVTHGAEVVVTVSPGNPGAGVTFVAGPGVGTITKPGLPLPPGEPAINPKPREMMRQTIADLAEQLGGPEDVAIEVAVPGGETLAAETWNPRLGIVGGISILGTTGIVIPYSCSAWIHSIHRGIDVARATGIDHVAGATGKVSEATVQARYGLDDSALIDMGDFAGGMLKYLRNHPVPRVTIAGGFAKLTKLADGHLDLHSSRSQVDIAGLADSLATVGASAQIVERAKSAHMAGEVLQIAAENDLPIADVIAGRARQTALATLSGGIAVDVLVVDRQGAVIGEAGG, encoded by the coding sequence ATGCGCGACAAACCGGATCGTCCCCTAAAGCGCGGCTGGACCACCGGCGCCTGCGCGACGGCGGCCACGGCGGCGGCCTATGGCGCGCTGGTCACCGGGCGCTTCAGCGATCCCGTCGTCATCACGCTGCCGAAGGGCGAGCAGCCGCAATTCTCACTTAAACGACAGGAGCGCGACGACAAGAGCGCCACCGCCTCCGTCGTCAAGGACGCCGGCGACGATCCCGATGTCACCCATGGCGCCGAGGTCGTGGTGACCGTCTCTCCAGGCAATCCCGGCGCGGGGGTCACCTTTGTCGCCGGTCCGGGCGTCGGGACCATCACCAAGCCGGGTTTGCCGTTGCCGCCCGGCGAACCGGCGATCAACCCGAAACCACGCGAGATGATGCGCCAGACCATCGCGGATCTCGCCGAACAACTGGGCGGACCTGAGGACGTCGCGATCGAGGTCGCGGTGCCCGGCGGCGAGACGCTCGCCGCTGAGACGTGGAACCCCAGGCTCGGCATCGTCGGCGGCATCTCGATCCTTGGGACGACCGGTATCGTCATTCCCTATTCATGCTCGGCTTGGATCCACTCGATCCACCGCGGCATCGACGTGGCGCGCGCCACCGGTATCGACCATGTGGCGGGCGCGACCGGCAAAGTCTCCGAGGCCACGGTTCAGGCGCGCTATGGCCTGGACGACAGCGCGCTGATCGACATGGGCGACTTTGCCGGCGGCATGCTGAAGTATCTGCGCAACCACCCGGTGCCCCGGGTCACCATCGCCGGCGGTTTCGCCAAGCTGACCAAGCTCGCCGACGGCCATCTGGACCTGCACTCCAGCCGCAGCCAAGTCGATATCGCCGGTCTCGCCGACAGTCTGGCGACGGTGGGCGCTTCCGCCCAAATCGTCGAGCGCGCAAAAAGCGCCCATATGGCCGGCGAGGTGCTGCAGATCGCGGCGGAGAACGATCTGCCGATCGCCGATGTCATCGCCGGGCGGGCGCGGCAGACAGCCTTGGCGACACTTTCCGGCGGCATTGCCGTCGACGTGCTTGTGGTCGACCGGCAAGGCGCGGTGATCGGCGAAGCCGGTGGTTGA
- a CDS encoding cobalt-precorrin-6A reductase, protein MVERLLILGGTGEAIALAEALSRAHPELHLITSLAGVTRSPRAVPGEVRSGGFGGTMGLKQYLSDMHIDCVVDATHPFASQIADHAARACRDLCVPRLKLVRPMWRRMPGDNWVAVADADEAAEALSRQGAGSVFLTLGIRDLDRFAGLEDVRFVVRLIERPAEPLPIAATVVIGRGPFPADAEQALMVREGIDAIVTKASGGKATEGKILAARALGLPVVMITRPQMPDGPTVESIHEALNWLTDHMT, encoded by the coding sequence GTGGTTGAGCGGCTGCTGATCCTAGGCGGCACCGGGGAGGCCATCGCGCTCGCCGAAGCACTCTCCAGGGCCCATCCAGAGCTACATCTCATCACATCGCTCGCCGGTGTCACACGCTCTCCGAGAGCCGTTCCGGGTGAAGTGCGTAGCGGCGGATTTGGCGGCACAATGGGCCTAAAACAATATCTATCGGACATGCATATAGATTGCGTCGTCGATGCCACCCACCCGTTCGCCAGTCAGATCGCCGACCACGCGGCGCGCGCCTGCAGGGATCTCTGCGTGCCTCGCCTCAAGCTCGTGCGGCCGATGTGGCGGCGCATGCCGGGCGACAACTGGGTCGCGGTGGCCGATGCCGATGAGGCTGCCGAAGCCTTGTCGCGACAAGGCGCCGGGTCGGTCTTTTTGACACTCGGCATCCGCGACCTCGACCGGTTCGCCGGACTTGAGGACGTCCGGTTCGTGGTGCGACTGATCGAGCGCCCGGCAGAGCCCCTGCCCATCGCCGCCACCGTTGTCATCGGTCGCGGTCCGTTCCCGGCGGACGCCGAGCAGGCGCTGATGGTGCGTGAGGGAATTGACGCGATTGTCACCAAGGCCAGCGGCGGCAAAGCGACTGAGGGCAAGATCCTTGCCGCCCGTGCGCTTGGTCTGCCCGTTGTCATGATCACCAGGCCGCAGATGCCTGATGGCCCAACAGTTGAGAGCATTCACGAAGCGCTCAACTGGCTGACAGATCATATGACCTAG
- a CDS encoding adenylate/guanylate cyclase domain-containing protein, with the protein MERRLAAVLAADVVGFAHLVEADEAGTEATLAAHRSELIEPMVLHHGGRIMKQTGAGVVIAFANVVDAVSTAVTVQRGMVRRNAGVPKSARMDLRIGIDLADISASDDTLGGDIIKVAKRLEALAEPGSICISGTVHAQIAGKLNHRFVEGGERSDAAMPEPVQLWHWSDEIATPTDKALPLALPDKPSIAVLPFADRSGDHQQAFLADGIAEDLITGLSRRRGLFVIARSSSFAYQGKSPKIWDVGRELGVAYVVEGSIKRDGDAIAVSAQMIDTRTGNQVWNTRRDGALGDIIAIESELVEAIATTLSVPSDSPPKALANRPNVDAFELVLQARWLWYRDQETVAPIIELLEKALALEPAYAEAFALLADVYATNIFSANVSLDRHAELARHYALKALEADAKDTFVQAVAALTFSVLGDFDLAETHSSAAVVLNPNDYLAVYSRGTTLTYAGHMNAGLMWLEKAMRLDPHAAHQDLEVVVECHYMRHAYLDAIKTFKRWQSAPLYMYDVLAVCYAQLGRLEDAADALDIWLSNQPDGYNFNDTLGTHMNMCKRQEDRDHWLEGYRKAGLVT; encoded by the coding sequence GTGGAGCGCAGACTTGCCGCCGTTCTGGCCGCCGACGTTGTCGGCTTTGCCCATTTGGTCGAAGCCGATGAGGCGGGTACGGAGGCGACATTGGCGGCGCACCGTTCGGAGCTTATAGAGCCGATGGTCTTGCACCATGGCGGGCGCATCATGAAACAGACGGGCGCCGGCGTCGTGATTGCGTTTGCCAATGTCGTTGATGCCGTCTCAACGGCCGTGACGGTGCAGCGGGGCATGGTCAGGCGCAACGCGGGCGTGCCGAAGAGCGCACGCATGGACCTCAGGATCGGCATCGATCTGGCCGACATTTCCGCCAGCGACGACACCTTGGGTGGAGACATCATCAAGGTCGCCAAACGTCTGGAGGCGTTGGCCGAGCCCGGCAGTATCTGCATTTCCGGTACGGTGCACGCGCAAATCGCCGGCAAGCTCAACCACCGCTTCGTCGAGGGTGGCGAACGATCCGACGCCGCCATGCCCGAACCGGTTCAGCTTTGGCACTGGTCCGATGAAATCGCGACGCCGACCGACAAGGCCCTGCCCTTGGCGTTGCCCGACAAGCCGTCGATTGCCGTTCTGCCCTTCGCCGACCGCTCGGGCGATCACCAGCAAGCCTTCCTCGCCGATGGCATTGCCGAGGACCTCATTACCGGTCTCAGCCGGCGCCGAGGCCTCTTCGTCATCGCCCGCAGTTCGTCCTTTGCCTACCAGGGCAAGAGCCCGAAGATCTGGGATGTCGGCCGTGAACTCGGCGTTGCCTATGTTGTTGAGGGCAGCATCAAACGCGACGGTGACGCGATTGCCGTTAGTGCTCAGATGATCGACACACGCACGGGCAATCAAGTTTGGAACACGAGGCGCGATGGCGCCTTGGGCGACATCATCGCGATCGAGAGCGAGTTGGTCGAGGCTATCGCCACGACATTGTCGGTACCCTCGGACTCACCGCCTAAGGCCCTTGCAAACAGGCCGAACGTCGACGCCTTTGAGCTCGTCCTTCAGGCCCGCTGGCTGTGGTATCGCGATCAGGAGACTGTCGCACCCATCATCGAACTGCTCGAGAAGGCTCTCGCGCTGGAGCCCGCCTATGCCGAAGCCTTCGCGTTGCTGGCCGACGTTTACGCGACCAACATCTTTTCTGCGAACGTGTCGCTTGATCGCCATGCGGAATTGGCCCGTCACTATGCCCTAAAGGCTCTGGAGGCTGACGCCAAAGACACTTTTGTCCAGGCGGTTGCCGCCCTGACATTCTCCGTCCTCGGCGATTTCGATCTTGCCGAGACCCATTCCAGCGCCGCTGTCGTGCTCAATCCCAATGACTATCTCGCCGTCTATTCGCGTGGCACGACGCTGACCTATGCCGGTCACATGAATGCCGGCCTGATGTGGCTGGAGAAGGCGATGCGCCTTGATCCCCATGCCGCGCACCAGGACCTGGAGGTTGTCGTCGAATGCCACTACATGCGCCACGCCTATCTTGATGCGATCAAGACCTTCAAGCGCTGGCAAAGCGCACCGCTGTACATGTACGACGTGCTGGCCGTGTGTTACGCGCAGCTAGGCAGACTCGAGGACGCCGCCGATGCGCTCGACATCTGGTTGAGCAATCAGCCCGACGGCTACAATTTCAATGACACCTTGGGAACGCACATGAACATGTGCAAACGCCAGGAAGACCGCGACCACTGGCTCGAAGGTTACCGCAAGGCCGGACTAGTGACCTGA
- the cobM gene encoding precorrin-4 C(11)-methyltransferase has translation MTVHFIGAGPGAPDLITVRGLNLIRAAPVVLYAGSLVPPEIVAEAQDGAEIVDTAPLHLDEIIALIEKAHGAGQDVARVHSGDPSIYGAIAEQMRRLDVLGIDYDVTPGVPAFAATAAALKTELTLPDISQTVIATRTAVRATAMPEGEDLTTLGRSGATLAIHLSVTNMARVVRELTPLYGEDCPCVVAYRVTWPDQQIIRGTLADIRAKVKAAGFTRTALILVGRVLADTDFRDSRLYDATHHHVLRPRQD, from the coding sequence GTGACCGTCCATTTCATCGGCGCCGGACCCGGCGCGCCTGATCTGATTACCGTGCGCGGCCTCAACCTGATCCGCGCGGCGCCCGTGGTTCTTTATGCGGGTTCCCTGGTGCCGCCGGAGATCGTCGCCGAAGCCCAAGACGGCGCTGAGATCGTCGACACGGCGCCGCTGCATCTCGACGAGATCATCGCGCTGATCGAAAAAGCCCATGGCGCGGGACAGGATGTCGCGCGGGTTCATTCCGGCGATCCCTCGATCTATGGCGCCATCGCAGAACAGATGCGCCGGCTGGATGTGCTCGGCATTGATTATGACGTGACGCCCGGCGTGCCGGCCTTTGCTGCCACCGCGGCGGCGCTTAAGACCGAACTGACGCTGCCCGACATCAGCCAGACCGTGATCGCGACCCGAACCGCCGTGCGCGCGACGGCGATGCCGGAGGGCGAAGACTTGACGACACTGGGCCGATCCGGCGCGACCCTCGCCATTCACCTCTCGGTGACCAACATGGCGCGGGTCGTGCGGGAACTCACGCCGCTCTATGGCGAGGACTGTCCCTGCGTCGTCGCATACAGGGTAACGTGGCCGGATCAGCAGATTATCCGCGGCACGCTCGCCGACATTCGCGCCAAGGTGAAGGCGGCGGGCTTCACGCGCACGGCGCTGATCCTGGTCGGGCGCGTCCTCGCCGACACCGATTTCCGCGACAGTCGTCTCTACGACGCCACGCACCACCATGTCTTGCGCCCGCGCCAAGATTGA
- the cobJ gene encoding precorrin-3B C(17)-methyltransferase: protein MALKTPEGTALICLSAGGLETARRLQTVLPRSNVHGLGGRADSADVTFNDTVAHIGDLFVAGVPVVGLCASGILIRAVAPFLADKHSEPPVLAIAEDGSAVVPLLGGHHGANRLAEICAETLGAAAAVTTAGDLKLGLALDEPPDGWSIMNPEAVKPVTAALLAGDPVALHVEAGDAAWLLKSDAAFANKDARHAIRLTHRRVRPAPNELVFHPRLLTIGVGTERGAEPAELMGLVHDVLARHGLAEEAVAAVASIDLKVDEPAVLAAADSFGLPLTVFDAATLEAESPRLATPSDVVFNEVGCHGVAEGAALAAAGPDSELIVAKTKSKRATCAVARAPRVLDAAPHQPGSLVLVGLGPGGSAMRSPEASRAIAAATDLVGYGYYLDLAGSLGAGKARHDFALGEEEARCRAALDLAGEGKRVVLLCSGDPGIYAMASLTWELAEEEATPAWRAVDIAVVPGISALQGAAARAGAPLGHDFCAISLSDLLTPWEVIARRVMAAADGDFVVAFYNPVSKKRRQHLADARDILLKERPGDTPVVIARHVGRDGEAMRVTTLAALTPDDADMMSLVMVGSSQTRCFEWAGKSVVYTPRGYAAKRGEGA from the coding sequence ATGGCGCTGAAAACGCCCGAAGGTACGGCGCTTATCTGTTTGAGCGCCGGCGGTCTTGAGACCGCGCGCCGCTTGCAAACTGTGCTGCCGCGATCAAACGTGCACGGTCTGGGCGGCCGGGCTGATTCGGCTGACGTAACATTCAATGACACTGTGGCGCATATCGGCGACCTGTTTGTCGCCGGTGTACCGGTGGTCGGCCTGTGCGCCTCCGGCATTCTGATCCGCGCGGTCGCACCGTTTCTCGCCGACAAGCACAGCGAGCCGCCGGTGCTGGCCATTGCCGAGGATGGCAGTGCCGTTGTGCCGCTGCTGGGCGGTCACCATGGCGCCAACAGGTTGGCGGAGATCTGTGCGGAGACACTGGGGGCCGCCGCCGCCGTGACAACGGCGGGCGATCTCAAGCTGGGTTTAGCGCTGGATGAGCCACCGGACGGTTGGAGCATCATGAATCCCGAGGCGGTCAAGCCGGTCACCGCGGCCCTGCTCGCCGGCGACCCCGTCGCGCTTCATGTCGAAGCGGGCGATGCCGCGTGGCTGCTGAAGAGCGATGCGGCCTTCGCCAACAAGGACGCCCGTCATGCGATACGCCTGACCCACCGCCGGGTTCGCCCTGCCCCGAACGAGCTCGTTTTTCATCCCCGCCTGTTGACCATCGGTGTCGGCACGGAGCGCGGCGCGGAACCGGCCGAACTGATGGGTCTGGTGCACGACGTGCTCGCGCGCCACGGTCTGGCGGAAGAAGCGGTGGCCGCTGTCGCGTCCATCGACCTGAAGGTCGATGAGCCGGCGGTGCTGGCCGCCGCTGACAGTTTCGGCTTGCCGCTGACGGTCTTTGATGCCGCGACACTGGAAGCGGAGTCGCCGCGCCTGGCGACCCCGTCGGACGTCGTCTTCAACGAGGTAGGCTGTCACGGCGTCGCCGAAGGCGCGGCGCTCGCGGCGGCAGGTCCGGACAGCGAGCTGATCGTCGCTAAGACGAAATCGAAACGCGCAACATGTGCCGTCGCACGCGCGCCGAGGGTCTTGGATGCCGCTCCCCATCAGCCGGGAAGCCTGGTCCTGGTCGGCTTGGGCCCGGGTGGCAGCGCCATGCGCAGCCCGGAGGCCAGCCGCGCCATCGCGGCGGCGACGGATCTGGTCGGTTATGGCTATTACCTCGATCTCGCGGGTTCTCTCGGTGCCGGCAAGGCGCGCCACGACTTCGCGCTGGGCGAGGAGGAGGCGCGCTGCCGCGCCGCCCTCGACCTGGCTGGCGAAGGCAAGCGGGTAGTGCTGCTGTGTTCGGGCGACCCCGGCATCTACGCCATGGCAAGTCTGACCTGGGAACTGGCCGAGGAGGAAGCGACCCCGGCGTGGCGCGCGGTCGACATCGCGGTGGTGCCGGGCATCTCGGCGCTGCAGGGTGCGGCGGCGCGGGCCGGCGCGCCGCTTGGCCATGACTTCTGTGCGATCTCGCTTTCCGATCTGCTGACGCCGTGGGAGGTCATCGCGCGGCGGGTCATGGCGGCCGCGGACGGTGACTTTGTCGTCGCGTTCTATAACCCGGTCTCCAAGAAACGCCGCCAGCATCTGGCGGATGCCCGGGATATCCTGCTTAAGGAACGGCCCGGCGACACGCCGGTCGTCATCGCGCGTCATGTCGGGCGTGATGGCGAGGCCATGCGCGTGACAACCCTGGCAGCGTTGACACCCGACGATGCCGACATGATGAGCCTGGTGATGGTCGGCAGCAGTCAGACGCGATGTTTCGAGTGGGCCGGGAAGTCGGTCGTCTACACGCCGCGCGGCTACGCGGCGAAGCGGGGGGAAGGCGCGTGA
- a CDS encoding precorrin-2 C(20)-methyltransferase, which translates to MSPGTLWGLGVGPGDPDLITLKAHRLLRAAPVVAYPAPEEGPSLARAIVESHLPGGQTEIAIRMPLDLNRFPVEAVYDQAAADIAGHLTAGRDVAAICEGDPFFYGSFMYLFGRLAHRHRVEVVPGVSSLVACPAVAGAPLAARDDVLTVLPGILAEDELERRLKDVEAAAIIKVGRHMPKIKAVIERLGMVARARYVEHATMADQKSLPLAELGEAKAPYFSMVLVHSRGEAWR; encoded by the coding sequence ATGAGTCCGGGAACGCTGTGGGGTCTCGGTGTCGGTCCGGGCGATCCCGACCTCATCACCTTGAAGGCACATCGCTTGCTGCGCGCCGCGCCGGTCGTCGCCTATCCGGCGCCGGAGGAGGGGCCAAGCCTGGCGCGCGCGATCGTCGAAAGCCACCTGCCGGGCGGCCAGACGGAAATCGCCATTCGCATGCCGCTCGACCTCAACCGGTTTCCGGTCGAGGCGGTCTATGATCAGGCGGCCGCGGATATTGCCGGACATCTCACCGCCGGGCGCGACGTCGCGGCGATCTGCGAGGGCGACCCGTTCTTCTATGGTTCCTTCATGTATCTGTTCGGTCGGCTCGCCCATCGTCACCGGGTCGAGGTCGTGCCCGGCGTTTCGTCGCTCGTCGCCTGTCCGGCCGTCGCCGGCGCGCCGCTTGCCGCGCGCGACGATGTACTGACCGTCCTGCCGGGGATCCTTGCCGAGGATGAGCTGGAGCGCCGGCTTAAGGACGTCGAGGCGGCCGCCATCATCAAGGTCGGCCGCCACATGCCGAAGATCAAAGCGGTTATCGAACGGCTCGGCATGGTCGCCCGCGCGCGCTACGTCGAGCACGCCACCATGGCCGATCAGAAATCGCTGCCACTGGCCGAACTCGGTGAAGCCAAGGCGCCCTATTTCTCGATGGTGCTGGTGCACAGCCGGGGCGAGGCATGGCGCTGA